Below is a window of Candidatus Hinthialibacter antarcticus DNA.
GTTGGATGGCGCCGCGTCGCTGGTCAACGCAATGAACAAGAATAACGTGAATGCACAAAAACTAACGATTGGTTGTCTCATGGTTCTCTCTCCCAAACTCTTGAAAATTCCTCGGGGGTGGCTTGCGCTTGTCTCCGTCGCGGCTTATTGCCGCTGACTACGAAAGTCGCTCCACCCAATCCCCTGCGGCATTTTGTGCTTAAAATACGGTTCGTCCAAAATGAAAATCCGTTTATTGCATTCGGCTGCGATACATCAGAATGAAATCGCTTTCATCGAATAATGTCATATAAAGCCGCGCGTCTGAACCGTCGTAGGCGGATTTGGCGTCGCCCGCCCAATAGTATTGCACAGCGAGGCGTCCGCTGGGAAGCAAGACGCCGCTGGGGTAGCCGAAGTCGCCTTGCAATGGCCGCGAGAAGACGCTGACCCATTTTACGTCCCAACTGCGTCCCGCATCGCGAGTGAGGATTCCACGAATGGTTTTGAAATCCTGGCTGCGGTCGCCGTAGAGCAAAAGCAACCAGCCGTTCGAAAGGCGCACAAAATCGCCGGGGTGATTGAACGGGTCGGTCAGGCGTTTGGGCGTACTCCAAGTGCGCCCGTCATCTTCGCTCGATAGAATATCAATGCGCTGAGTGGAGACGGTGCGGGCGGCGGCGAGGATGCGTCCATCGCCGAATGAATACAATGCGGTTTCGTTGTGGTCGTCGGCGAGCAAGACCGGTTCGCCCCAGGTTTCTCCGTCATCCAGTGAGCGAACCAGGTAGGCGTAATCCCGCGCATCATTCCGCACCGCTGTCGCGCCGGGAACCGAGGCGGCGTAGCGTCCGTAGACGCTCATCAACAGGTCGCCGTTCTCTGCTTGCACGATGCGCCCATAGGGCGAGCACGGTTCCAAGCCAGCAACTCCCAGCGGACGCGGCAGGCTCCAAGTGCGTCCCAGGTCGTCAGAATAAAGCGTCATACATTGGGCGTTGTCGAGTTCGGGGCGGTATTTCTGGTCAAAATCATAACTGCCTTGACGGTGATAGGCGACGATGATGCGCCCCGTCGGCGTCAGCCCAACGGCGGGATTTCTATCATCAGCGGGGCCGTCAATTACGATGTCGGGCGTTTGCCAACTCAACCCCGAATCAATCGACCAGCGCATCGACAAGGCGCCGCCGACGCCCAGATGACCGCCGCCGCTGCGGTAGGCGCTGAACATGATTTCTTCAAGATTGGTGAGTACCGGGAAATAGCCGGATTGTTCTGAAACGACGAT
It encodes the following:
- a CDS encoding sialidase family protein → MNTAPKKTTTPTMRINAMTRTGTLFMLLLALASRSLCAQPYTPFLNIFEFPSVKHIVVSEQSGYFPVLTNLEEIMFSAYRSGGGHLGVGGALSMRWSIDSGLSWQTPDIVIDGPADDRNPAVGLTPTGRIIVAYHRQGSYDFDQKYRPELDNAQCMTLYSDDLGRTWSLPRPLGVAGLEPCSPYGRIVQAENGDLLMSVYGRYAASVPGATAVRNDARDYAYLVRSLDDGETWGEPVLLADDHNETALYSFGDGRILAAARTVSTQRIDILSSEDDGRTWSTPKRLTDPFNHPGDFVRLSNGWLLLLYGDRSQDFKTIRGILTRDAGRSWDVKWVSVFSRPLQGDFGYPSGVLLPSGRLAVQYYWAGDAKSAYDGSDARLYMTLFDESDFILMYRSRMQ